In Ipomoea triloba cultivar NCNSP0323 chromosome 7, ASM357664v1, a single genomic region encodes these proteins:
- the LOC116024971 gene encoding mediator of RNA polymerase II transcription subunit 19a-like isoform X3 has translation MDADNKKFGRGPRELSGSVDLIRHFKLQPHHEFFCKNSLPLSVSDTYYLHDVVGDAEIRKGDGMQLDQLIEDTSSRETNARIQPFNLDVLVEAFQLRETAPIDLPLSEKGIPTIVAKSKSESKEKDKKHKKHKDKDKDKEKDKEHKKHKHRHKDRSKDKDKDKKKDKSGHHESGAEHSKKHHEKKRKHEGDEDLNDVQKHKKSKHKSSKIDEMGAIKFVS, from the exons ATGGATGCAGATAACAAGAAATTTGGGCGAG GTCCACGTGAGCTTTCAGGTTCTGTGGACCTTATACGTCATTTCAAGTTGCAGCCTCATCATGAATTCTTCTGCAAGAATTCACTTCCATTGTCAGTATCAGATACATATTATCTGCATGATGTAGTGGGAGATGCAGAAATTAGGAAAGGGGATGGAATGCAATTGGATCAACTTATTGAGGATACTTCTTCAAGAGAGACAAATGCTCGGATTCAACCATTTAATCTAGATGTTCTGGTAGAGGCCTTTCAACTGAGGGAAACAGCTCCAATTGATCTCCCCCTG TCTGAGAAGGGCATTCCAACTATAGTGGCAAAATCTAAGAGTGAGTCTAAGGAGAAGGATAAAAAGCATAAAAAACACAAGGACAAGGACAAGGACAAGGAGAAAGATAAAGAGCATAAGAAGCACAAGCATCGTCACAAAGATCGGAGTAAAGATAAGGACAAAGAtaaaaagaaagacaaaagtGGGCATCATGAGTCTGGTGCTGAGCATTCAAAGAAACATCATGAGAAG AAAAGGAAGCATGAAGGAGACGAAGACCTCAATGATGTTCAGAAACACAAAAAAAGCAAG CACAAGAGCTCAAAGATTGATGAAATGGGTGCAATAAAG
- the LOC116024971 gene encoding mediator of RNA polymerase II transcription subunit 19a-like isoform X1 codes for MDADNKKFGRGPRELSGSVDLIRHFKLQPHHEFFCKNSLPLSVSDTYYLHDVVGDAEIRKGDGMQLDQLIEDTSSRETNARIQPFNLDVLVEAFQLRETAPIDLPLSEKGIPTIVAKSKSESKEKDKKHKKHKDKDKDKEKDKEHKKHKHRHKDRSKDKDKDKKKDKSGHHESGAEHSKKHHEKKRKHEGDEDLNDVQKHKKSKHKSSKIDEMGAIKKFQDNITLSQS; via the exons ATGGATGCAGATAACAAGAAATTTGGGCGAG GTCCACGTGAGCTTTCAGGTTCTGTGGACCTTATACGTCATTTCAAGTTGCAGCCTCATCATGAATTCTTCTGCAAGAATTCACTTCCATTGTCAGTATCAGATACATATTATCTGCATGATGTAGTGGGAGATGCAGAAATTAGGAAAGGGGATGGAATGCAATTGGATCAACTTATTGAGGATACTTCTTCAAGAGAGACAAATGCTCGGATTCAACCATTTAATCTAGATGTTCTGGTAGAGGCCTTTCAACTGAGGGAAACAGCTCCAATTGATCTCCCCCTG TCTGAGAAGGGCATTCCAACTATAGTGGCAAAATCTAAGAGTGAGTCTAAGGAGAAGGATAAAAAGCATAAAAAACACAAGGACAAGGACAAGGACAAGGAGAAAGATAAAGAGCATAAGAAGCACAAGCATCGTCACAAAGATCGGAGTAAAGATAAGGACAAAGAtaaaaagaaagacaaaagtGGGCATCATGAGTCTGGTGCTGAGCATTCAAAGAAACATCATGAGAAG AAAAGGAAGCATGAAGGAGACGAAGACCTCAATGATGTTCAGAAACACAAAAAAAGCAAG CACAAGAGCTCAAAGATTGATGAAATGGGTGCAATAAAG
- the LOC116024971 gene encoding mediator of RNA polymerase II transcription subunit 19a-like isoform X2, with translation MDADNKKFGRGPRELSGSVDLIRHFKLQPHHEFFCKNSLPLSVSDTYYLHDVVGDAEIRKGDGMQLDQLIEDTSSRETNARIQPFNLDVLVEAFQLRETAPIDLPLSEKGIPTIVAKSKSESKEKDKKHKKHKDKDKDKEKDKEHKKHKHRHKDRSKDKDKDKKKDKSGHHESGAEHSKKHHEKKRKHEGDEDLNDVQKHKKSKHKSSKIDEMGAIKNSL, from the exons ATGGATGCAGATAACAAGAAATTTGGGCGAG GTCCACGTGAGCTTTCAGGTTCTGTGGACCTTATACGTCATTTCAAGTTGCAGCCTCATCATGAATTCTTCTGCAAGAATTCACTTCCATTGTCAGTATCAGATACATATTATCTGCATGATGTAGTGGGAGATGCAGAAATTAGGAAAGGGGATGGAATGCAATTGGATCAACTTATTGAGGATACTTCTTCAAGAGAGACAAATGCTCGGATTCAACCATTTAATCTAGATGTTCTGGTAGAGGCCTTTCAACTGAGGGAAACAGCTCCAATTGATCTCCCCCTG TCTGAGAAGGGCATTCCAACTATAGTGGCAAAATCTAAGAGTGAGTCTAAGGAGAAGGATAAAAAGCATAAAAAACACAAGGACAAGGACAAGGACAAGGAGAAAGATAAAGAGCATAAGAAGCACAAGCATCGTCACAAAGATCGGAGTAAAGATAAGGACAAAGAtaaaaagaaagacaaaagtGGGCATCATGAGTCTGGTGCTGAGCATTCAAAGAAACATCATGAGAAG AAAAGGAAGCATGAAGGAGACGAAGACCTCAATGATGTTCAGAAACACAAAAAAAGCAAG CACAAGAGCTCAAAGATTGATGAAATGGGTGCAATAAAG